One Gemmatimonadaceae bacterium DNA segment encodes these proteins:
- a CDS encoding heme o synthase, which translates to MGAPALTAERTLLQDMVMLTKPRIISLLLVTTIAPMFVAGNPGWLLVLIVLVGGYLMAGGANAVNMYHDRDIDNRMARTRLRPIPGGRISGTSVLAFGIALATAATFLFAYFVNVLSAALALAGFYFYVYVYTRWLKRTTPHNIVIGGAAGAFPPLVGWAAMTGRIDLVAVYLFAVIFYWTPPHFWALALLKQRDYTRVGVPMAPLVWGERETMNQMLSYTVILIALTVLPVTFGAFGMIYLVSAVVLGLVLLGGVIRMRRAVEWTAPAWWVYKYSLLYLALLFCAMAADKKIGI; encoded by the coding sequence ATGGGAGCTCCAGCGCTGACCGCTGAACGCACGCTGCTCCAGGACATGGTGATGCTCACCAAACCCCGGATCATTTCCCTGCTGCTGGTCACCACCATCGCCCCGATGTTCGTAGCCGGCAATCCCGGGTGGCTGCTGGTGCTGATAGTACTGGTCGGCGGCTACCTGATGGCGGGCGGGGCAAACGCGGTCAACATGTACCATGATCGTGATATCGACAACCGGATGGCGCGCACACGCCTGAGGCCGATACCCGGAGGGCGGATCAGTGGTACGTCGGTACTCGCATTCGGCATTGCTCTCGCCACCGCTGCCACGTTCCTCTTTGCTTATTTCGTCAACGTGCTGTCGGCAGCGCTGGCGCTTGCGGGATTCTACTTTTATGTCTACGTGTACACGAGATGGCTGAAGCGGACTACGCCCCACAACATCGTGATCGGCGGTGCCGCTGGAGCGTTTCCACCGCTGGTGGGATGGGCCGCGATGACCGGCCGCATCGACCTTGTCGCCGTCTATCTGTTCGCCGTGATCTTCTACTGGACTCCCCCCCACTTCTGGGCGCTCGCACTGCTCAAGCAGCGTGACTATACCAGGGTTGGTGTCCCAATGGCCCCGCTGGTGTGGGGCGAACGCGAGACGATGAATCAGATGCTCTCGTATACTGTCATTCTGATTGCACTCACCGTACTTCCAGTGACCTTTGGCGCATTCGGAATGATTTATCTCGTCTCTGCTGTAGTGCTTGGTCTGGTGCTTCTTGGTGGGGTCATCCGGATGCGCAGGGCAGTCGAGTGGACGGCGCCTGCGTGGTGGGTCTACAAGTATTCGCTTCTTTATCTGGCGCTTCTTTTTTGCGCGATGGCGGCTGACAAGAAAATCGGAATCTGA